The following DNA comes from Mugil cephalus isolate CIBA_MC_2020 chromosome 6, CIBA_Mcephalus_1.1, whole genome shotgun sequence.
TCCTGTCCCCACACATGCCCGTTCGAGCCTCCCCTTCCTGCCCCGTGGGCTGCCGCTGCTACAGCCTCACTGTGGAGTGTGGGTCCACAGGCCTGAGGGACATCCCCAAACACATCCCTCCTTCCACGCACGTAAGTTCACTGTGCCTAAAGAGTCCACCGCCTTAATAAAACGTTCGTCAATAATGACAGAGCGCGCCTTCCTCCCCCCGTCTCCCCGTCTCCCCAGACCGTCTTTCTGCAGGATAATGTGATTGGTCAGATCCGTCAGACGGACGTCACTCTGCTGAAGCATCTGCATTACTTGTACCTGCAGGTATACACACTCGCAcagaaacgaatgaatgaatgaatgaatgaatgaatgacacgGTCAGGGTACGTTCAAGCAGTGAACCATAAACTCCTCGTGTCCTCCAGAACAACACCATCTCAGCAGTGGAGCCAGGCTCCTTCCAGAATCAGGGGCAGCTACTGGAGCTGGCGCTGAACGGGAACCGCATCCACCTGGTGACGGCCGACATGTTTCAGGGACTCGAACATCTAAGGATTCTGTACCTGGCAGGAAACGACATCACGCGCCTGCTGGACTACACCTTCCGTGGCTTACAGGTAAAGCTTGTTAAAACACCTTCATGTTAAGGCGAGACCCTACAGGCGAATAGGGTAAAATTTCTATCTAATAGATATCACGGTGAAACGACTCCAGTTGGTTACTTACATaaattacaagttttctgtgaatttatacttaaatatgcaaatgaggagttatctacaTAAATATGGGCTAATTTGCATACAtctccagaacagaaatctgaataacaGCTAAAGTGACGTTCAagattcttgtttcattttgttaacatattaaaTTTCCGAGTATTTACAGAGGGACGtttggatatctctttttatcttttttttataaatcaaaaatactctcaacagtccaaaaaaaaatcaattttccatgtttttaggaataaaatgttctataaatcaggctctgaatgatatatgaaaaatcccctctgtaaatacctctGCAGAATGTAACTGGGAGTAAATCTGGAAAGTCTGGTATGTGTAAgagctactgaagtggagatttctggctcagagaagcagaaaaactcatttggAGAAAACGCCCTTTAAATCTTTACATTGCAAAATCATGTAGATTCTTACTGTAAACCACTAACAAATCTACTCAAACTCTTTAAAACATATCACATAATCATATTACTATATATAATATctaaatatcagattaaattttcaGGAAGTTCATTAAGTGTGAAGCATGAATGATGATCGTTactgatcgtctccaccttcgtctcctttaACCAAACACCATTTACGGCAGGATGAGCTCAGATGAGCTCAGATGAGTGtgacttcccctctcctcccctccgtgtgtcttttctttgccttttcttgctaatttgagctgtaattttcttgtTACAGAAGAGGGGGAAGATGATTCTGACAGTGCCGCGAGCCGGTTTTGAGCTTTAGCGAGTAAATTAGAGGCGCAACACGGAAaaagtgtagtgaaatgaacaccTAAACGTGTATTTTGCCTGCTTTTTCTTAAACTAGTTTGACAGAAGACATGATAATGAAGCAAAAATAGCAAAAAGATCTCTGATTAGTGGGTGAAAAAACTGTCTTTccttaaagctttaaaaaaagaaatttctgattagttttaaacctgacatatttttatttgtgttgttgttattattgctGGGTCTTGCACACCTGAAGATATTTTTCACAGCCGACGTTTAGATTGTGGAAGCTGCATTCGAGGTTATTTTCGTGGCTTTACTGGGCACAAGATGAATTAGTTCCCCAAATACACAACAGCGAGTCTCGTACTTTTCTTTagttgtttgttgtattttacaGAGGATATACTGTGTGCTCTATTCTGCTCGTGTCTCAGCGTCTGCAGGAGCTGCATTTGCAGCACAACAGCATAGAAATGCTGGCAGACCAGGCTCTGGTCGGTTTGACGTCTCTGGCCCTGCTGGACCTGAGCAGGAATAATCTCCACACCATCGGCCCCGCGTCACTGCGCCCCCTGGTCAGCCTGCAGGTGCTACGCATCACAGGTGAGactttttgggcttttttttttttttttgtgattttgcatgATCATTAATTCATACTCGAAGACAGCTACTCGTGAAGGGTGCCGTAACCATGGTAACCATCATGTAAAGCGATGAGGTTCAAGCTTGAGTCAGATTGATCCAGACAGACAGGCTTTTTTTAACTGAGCGCATcagagaaacaagaaaacaagttGTTTTTGCAGCATGGAAGAATTGATTTTTAGACCAGTGGACCTGCCCAGAACCACAAGTGGTTCACCATCAAGagggacccccacccccacccccacccccaacccaaAACCCtcctgtgctgtgctgtgctgttgtGCAGACAACCCGTGGCGCTGCGACTGTGCCCTCCACTGGCTGAGGAGCTGGATCGACGAGGAAGGTCAGAGGCTCCTCAGCTCCGCAGAGCGTCGGCTGGTCTGCACGGAGCCGCCGCGCCTCTCCCACCTGAGCCTGGTGGAGGTGCCCCTCAACAGCCTGGTGTGCATCCCTCCGCTGGTGCAGCTGGAGCCCAGGAGGCTCGCGGTGCGCCTGGGAGAGAGCCTCAAGGTGTCCTGCCATGCCTCCGGTTACCCCAGGCCACAGGTAGGGGGAAACGTAGAGACCTTCCAACAGTTTGCTTAATTAGTCTGAGGCAGAAATGTGCATgaaatctgaatgaaatgaaatgaaatcttgAATGTTAATGTCATAATATATTAAGAGggagttgcaaaatctttggttgattagacatttaataaaaaaaaaaaatttaaattttccccccacaaatttaaatttctttaaatacacgttgacatgaatccaacatattttattaaaggtacaagggatagcttaatatttagtGCTGTGTTAAGAGACTGGAATattgaattaaattatattttaagatATGCCATAGATGTATAACATGACATATGACATTAGTAGTCTCTGATGATTTTAAATCTTGAATGTTACCTTTTAAAACGTTTGCCACACTTTTTGTTACAGCTCTTGTTAAACACAGTTTGAATCATTATTTGGCTCCAGACTTTCATCTGAGAAAGTAAACAGGGTTTTTAAACTGAGCTTTCTCCAGTAAAAGACCAGAAATAATTTGCAGCTTTCACAAAATATCCCGTTGAAGCCAttgccattcttttttttttttttacaagtttattcttatttttttgacatCAACATTGCACAAGTAGatacagtacatgtacatgtCATCATGGACATTATTAGATCTTGTGTGTGATTAAATGTTTCTTTGCATTGTCCATAACTGTGCATATTggtttagttcagttttattgAGATTAATTGCAAGTAACAGCTCAACTTTCTGTCAGTGTTGAGAACCTCCTCCATCCCAGGCCTctcaacacaaaacactggataCCTTTGCAGGTGACCTGGAGGAAAGCGTCCCAGGGTAAAGTAGTGTTTTCCCCCAGAGGGCTGGTTCAGGAGTTGGGCACCGGAGGAGGCGTAGCGAGGGGAGCGGCCGAGTCCTCGGAGGAAGGAGGGGTGAGTCAGCAGAAGACCGAAGCCGAGCGCTTTGACCCCGACACCGGCAGTGGCATGCTGTTTCTCAGCAATGTGACGGTCGCCCACGCGGGCTTCTACGAATGCGAGGCCTGGAACCCAGGAGGCGTGGCCCGTGTGACCTTCCAGCTCGCCATAAACTCGTCCATGTCCTcgacctcctcctccgtgtGGGCCTCGTGGTCCCAGGTGTCCTCGCCGTACGCCCCGGCCTGGCCCCGGCTGAGGAACCACGGCCCCGCGCTGGGCTCAGATGTGAGCCGGGAGCCTCTCTACGCCCTGGGCAGCATGGCCTTCAGCGCTCTGGGAGCTGCCACTCAGACCGCCATCGCCGTGGGCATCTCCCTGCTGGCTCTGACCGCTCTGCTGCTCCTCGCCATGATTTACAGCCGACATCAGCAGCAATACAAGGAGGCTGATGGTGCTGAAAAGGTGCATATGTTTTGAGTCTagcaaagtgtaaaaatattgAGTCCGATGAGTGATGGGAGCTACTTAGACAGATGAAATTTTAGGGGTTTAATGGGGTTTAATACATCGCAGAGTAATTAgacatgaatttaaatgtgaagtTATTGACAGCTGAGACATGATACATGTCTACCAACAACTGGATACATGAGAGTGTTTAGAAGGGAATAAATAAGTCGACAATCCCGCACATAACAAGTCTTACGGGTTATGATTTTAGAGGAGGCAGGAGCTCTTTGGGGACCTAATTAAAACTTCTCAAACTTGGCTCCTATCTCAAagtcaaatggaaaaaaaaaaaaagatttcctgAGAACATTTGACTCGCTCAGCTTTCAGATTCAACGTGAGCCTTGTTTTAAGTAAAGATCAAAGAATAGCACACATCACTcaaacaaagacacataaaGATACAAAAGTAAGAATGTGGTctgtgtacaccgatcagccacaacattatgaccgctgacaggaaaAGGGAATAATGTTGATCACcttttgacaattcagtgttctgctggaaccTGGCATTggtttggatgttacttaaacatgtaccacccacctagaccagaccagggtaCCGGACCTCACAGTAATGACAGTcgtcccagcaggatgcagcctgacactgacacacacacaaaaatggtttaggaacaactaaaaaaacatgaaaaacagcacaaggtgttggcctccaaactcattagatcccaaactgatcaagtatccgtgggatgatccacagagacgtACACTATgctaggaaagtggtcataatgttatgcctgatcagtgtacgtaTGAAGCAGAGACCCCCCTCTCTTCACAAAACATGTGATCATTCAGCATAACGATGACACGCAGCTAATTACTCACTATGATTTGTTGTAAAGTTTGTTCTCTCCCCTTTATCAAATCTAATGACGGTGAGATTtaacctgcaggaggagagcaTCCTGTATGTCAATGACTACTCTGACGGCCCCACCACCTTCGCTCAGCTGGAAGAGTACCGCGATGAGTGCGGCCACGAAATGTACGTCCTCAACAGGGCTAAGCCCGTCCTCCCTCCGGCTCCGCCGGCGGCGGCCGTCTCCACCACGAACTTGGGGTGCCCCGCGCCGTCCGACACCTGCAGCCACGCCCTCTCCTCGGGGTTGAGCCAGACGGTGAGTCCTGCTCTGGCCGccagcaaacagcagcagcagcagcagcagcaacagaagcagcagcagcagcaacaacagcagcagcagcagcagaagcaggagAGCAATATAGGGACCATGAGGAGAATGGcgggggaaggaggggaggcCGAGCCGGTGATCACATCAGAGGCCGAAGGGATGTTTCTTAACCACACGGGCCTGTTTATGGACTCTCAGATTGCCTATGAGATCCACTGCTGAAGGAGGGGAAAGAGTCCTGCCAGTGAGCGATAGAAATACTGATCCCTGTGGACGGAATCATCTTCTTAAAATTCACACTGGATCTTAttgaagatgttttttgtttttgtttttgataccAGACTGATCACAATCTGGTTTACATCGAAAGGGGGAAACGATCATTCAGACACACTCAAAGATGTTAACTGGACTCaggtacatatatatatgtatgtgtgtgtgtgtgtgtgtgtgtgtgtgtgtgtgtgtgtgtgtgtgtgtgttgatataCTGACTGGACGTTCCA
Coding sequences within:
- the LOC125008884 gene encoding leucine-rich repeat-containing protein 24-like isoform X1 codes for the protein MLWRGADITVGVSHVLPQRVLCPDAMVVLLMLLLSMVLLSPHMPVRASPSCPVGCRCYSLTVECGSTGLRDIPKHIPPSTHTVFLQDNVIGQIRQTDVTLLKHLHYLYLQNNTISAVEPGSFQNQGQLLELALNGNRIHLVTADMFQGLEHLRILYLAGNDITRLLDYTFRGLQRLQELHLQHNSIEMLADQALVGLTSLALLDLSRNNLHTIGPASLRPLVSLQVLRITDNPWRCDCALHWLRSWIDEEGQRLLSSAERRLVCTEPPRLSHLSLVEVPLNSLVCIPPLVQLEPRRLAVRLGESLKVSCHASGYPRPQVTWRKASQGKVVFSPRGLVQELGTGGGVARGAAESSEEGGVSQQKTEAERFDPDTGSGMLFLSNVTVAHAGFYECEAWNPGGVARVTFQLAINSSMSSTSSSVWASWSQVSSPYAPAWPRLRNHGPALGSDVSREPLYALGSMAFSALGAATQTAIAVGISLLALTALLLLAMIYSRHQQQYKEADGAEKEESILYVNDYSDGPTTFAQLEEYRDECGHEMYVLNRAKPVLPPAPPAAAVSTTNLGCPAPSDTCSHALSSGLSQTVSPALAASKQQQQQQQQQKQQQQQQQQQQQQKQESNIGTMRRMAGEGGEAEPVITSEAEGMFLNHTGLFMDSQIAYEIHC
- the LOC125008884 gene encoding leucine-rich repeat-containing protein 24-like isoform X2 gives rise to the protein MVVLLMLLLSMVLLSPHMPVRASPSCPVGCRCYSLTVECGSTGLRDIPKHIPPSTHTVFLQDNVIGQIRQTDVTLLKHLHYLYLQNNTISAVEPGSFQNQGQLLELALNGNRIHLVTADMFQGLEHLRILYLAGNDITRLLDYTFRGLQRLQELHLQHNSIEMLADQALVGLTSLALLDLSRNNLHTIGPASLRPLVSLQVLRITDNPWRCDCALHWLRSWIDEEGQRLLSSAERRLVCTEPPRLSHLSLVEVPLNSLVCIPPLVQLEPRRLAVRLGESLKVSCHASGYPRPQVTWRKASQGKVVFSPRGLVQELGTGGGVARGAAESSEEGGVSQQKTEAERFDPDTGSGMLFLSNVTVAHAGFYECEAWNPGGVARVTFQLAINSSMSSTSSSVWASWSQVSSPYAPAWPRLRNHGPALGSDVSREPLYALGSMAFSALGAATQTAIAVGISLLALTALLLLAMIYSRHQQQYKEADGAEKEESILYVNDYSDGPTTFAQLEEYRDECGHEMYVLNRAKPVLPPAPPAAAVSTTNLGCPAPSDTCSHALSSGLSQTVSPALAASKQQQQQQQQQKQQQQQQQQQQQQKQESNIGTMRRMAGEGGEAEPVITSEAEGMFLNHTGLFMDSQIAYEIHC